GGGATTTCCGGTCCCCGTCGAAGTGCACTCCTTCGTCATCAAGGATTCCGAAACCGGCCAACCGACCGCGGTCGCGTCGATCGGACGCGATCTCACCCTCCGGAAGAAGATGGAAGAGGAGATGGTGCGGTCGGAGAAGCTGGACTCGATCGGCATCCTGGCGGGAGGCATCGCCCACGACATCAACAATCTCCTGACGGCGATCATCGGGAACGTCACGCTGGCGAAGATGTACGCGAACCGGCACGGGGAGGTGCACAAGCGGCTGGAGGAATCGGAGAAGGCGGCGTTCCGGGCGAAGGACGTGGCGCAGCAGCTCCTGACGTTCTCGAAGGGAGGCGCTCCCGTCAAGCGGATCGTCTCGATCCGGGAGCTGGTGAAGGAGTCGGCCGGCTTCGCCTTGAGGGGCTCGAAAGTGAAGTGCGAATTCTCTTTTTCCGACGACCTGTGGAACGTCGAGGCCGACGAAGGGCAGCTCAGCCAGGTCGTGAACAACCTCCTGATCAACGCCGCCCACTCCATGCCGGAGGGCGGAACCATCCAGGTGTGCTGCAGGAACATCGCCGCGGACGAAGACCGCCTGGTCCCCGGAGCGGGGAACCATGTGGGCATTTCGGTCATGGACCACGGAATCGGCATCCCGAGCGAGAACCTCTCGAGGATCTTCGACCCCTACTTCACGACGAAGCAGAAAGGAAGCGGCCTCGGGCTGTCCACCGCATACTCCATCGTCAAGCGGCACGGGGGGCACATGTCCGTGGAATCGGACCCGGGGATCGGCACGACGTTCCTTTTCTGCCTCCCCGCCGTCGAGGGAGAGGTTCCGACGGACGATCTTTCCGAGGAGCAGGTCATCGCCGGGAAGGGGAAGGTCCTGGTGATGGACGACGAGGAATCGGTCCGGGAGATCGCCCGGGAGATGCTGGGGGTGATCGGCTACAAGGTGACGATCTCGCGCGACGGCGCGGAAGCCGTCGAAGCCTATCGGAAGGCGATGGCGTCCGGGGAGCCGTTCGACCTGGTGGTGATGGACCTGACGATCCCGGGAGGGATGGGCGGCCAGGAAGCGATCCGGAGGCTGCTGGAGATCGATCCGGACGTGAAGGCGGTCGTCTGCAGCGGATACTCCACCGACCCGATCATGTCTTCCTACAAGACCTACGGATTCCGGGGGGTCATCCGGAAGCCGTACGGGATGAAGCAGCTCCACAAGACGCTGAACGACATCCTGATGCCGGCGTCCGTGGGATAAAGGTCAACGAACCGCCACATCCAGAGTCGCGACGCCCGGGATCTCCGCGAACAGCCGGTCGCCCGGCGCGATCCGGCCGACGCCCGCGGGGGTCCCGGTCAGGATCACGTCGCCGGCCTCCAGCGTGAAACGTTCCGACATGTGGCGGACGATGTCGGGGATCCGGTGGATCATCATCGACGTGTACCCGTCCTGGCGCGTCTCCCCGTTCACCGCCAGCCGGATCCGCAGCGCGTGGGGATCCGGCACCCGGGAGGCGTCGACGAAAGCCGAGAGCGGGCACGCCGTGTCGAAGCCCTTCGCGATCTCCCACGGGAGCCCTTTCTTCTTCAGTTCCGCCTGGACGTCGCGCAGGGTGAGGTCGATCCCCACCCCGTACCCGGCGATGTGGCGCATCGCCCGGTCCGCCGGGATGTCCTTCCCCGTCGTCCCGATCAGGAGGGCGAGCTCCACCTCGTGGTGGCAATCGCGGGACCAGGGCGGGATCACGACCGCCTCCCCGTCGCCGATGACCGACGAGGACGGCTTGATGAAGATCACCGGCGCTTCCGGGATCTCGTTTCCCAGCTCCCGGATGTGCTCGGCGTAGTTTCGGCCGATGCAGAGGACCTTGCCGATGGTGTATTCGCGGCCGTCCGCGATGCGCGCGGTTTTCATGATTACTAATATATCCTAACGGAGCTCGTCGCTCTCTCCGGAGGCTCCCTTGCCGGAAGCCGGCTGCATCGCGGGAGCCGCGCCGGCCCGGTCCGCTTCGACGGCGCCGCGGGCGCGCCTCGCCAGCGGCTCGGCCAGGGGATCGGTCAGCACCTTGGCCTCGATCGAGCCCACGTCGACCGAAACGCCG
This sequence is a window from Thermodesulfobacteriota bacterium. Protein-coding genes within it:
- a CDS encoding fumarylacetoacetate hydrolase family protein, giving the protein MKTARIADGREYTIGKVLCIGRNYAEHIRELGNEIPEAPVIFIKPSSSVIGDGEAVVIPPWSRDCHHEVELALLIGTTGKDIPADRAMRHIAGYGVGIDLTLRDVQAELKKKGLPWEIAKGFDTACPLSAFVDASRVPDPHALRIRLAVNGETRQDGYTSMMIHRIPDIVRHMSERFTLEAGDVILTGTPAGVGRIAPGDRLFAEIPGVATLDVAVR